Proteins encoded together in one Variovorax paradoxus window:
- a CDS encoding hybrid sensor histidine kinase/response regulator produces MQPVTGQKIFRIRRDYNAWVANETLEDYALRYTPRSFRKWSEFRVANAAFGATSFLALEAIGGAIALNYGFSNALWAILVVGLITFLTGLPISYYAAKHGVDMDLLTRGAGFGYLGSTLTSLIYASFTFIFFALEAAILALALQLYIDWPLPLLYLLSSIVIVPLVMRGITLISGLQLWTQPIWIVLFICPFVAVLVKKPELYADFTGLVGRTSDSSGFDPLMFGAAATVAFSLVVQIGEQVDYLRFLPEKTAANRGRWWAAVLVSGPGWIVPGMLKMMGGAFLAFLALQHEIPGKHAIEPTLMYLTGFSYVLRDPAWVLAITTLFVVVSQMKINLTNAYAGSLAWSNFFARLTHSHPGRVVWLVFNVVIAILLMTLGVFAALEHVLGFYSNIAIAWVGALVADLVINKPLGWSPRTIEFKRAHLYDINPVGLCAMLVAAALAMLAYSGVLGQWARAFSPFIALVTALAVSPLLAWRTRGRYYLARTDIQRWTPGQMVKCSVCDNSFESEDMAHCPAYSAPICSLCCTLESRCHDRCKTDSRAAEQMSGWLKALLPPALSARLNFRVAHYLMVATSLVALLATVMGVVYAQETITGSDAMDPALRSAFLKVFALLSLVAAVAAWWIVLGSESRQMAQEESNRHNHLLTVEIEAHRRTDAALQTAKEAAEAANQAKTRYVAGMTHELRTPLNSILGYSQILLKGEAVAPPREAVQTIQRSGEHMLGLIDGLLDLARIEAGRLQLEPAPLALPAFLDEVVHMVRPQAENKGLAFVYTHSGRLPPWVHADAKRLRQILINLLANAVRFTDSGTVTLHVDARREVLRFDVVDTGIGVAPQDHQRIFLPFERGAAGRRRGEPGTGLGLTITGLLTSLMGGELALAATSPAGSTFSVRVYLREVADPGPQAKAGALRRLVSGYIGERRTLLVVDDQPVQRQMLAGMLVPLGFEVREAASGTECLDSLRENLPSAILLDLTMDDMDGWQTATLVRASGFDRIPIIIVSANMFENQSELLRAAGCQAFVGKPVIESELIATLERHLGLEWLALNDAIPPTVDVSVRPDQLALSEDDRAELMRLVQMGHVRGLHQVLDRLAAASPPAAVTCTWLRGMVTRFDLDNLRKALAEDADTLAP; encoded by the coding sequence ATGCAACCCGTCACCGGCCAGAAGATCTTTCGCATCCGCCGCGACTACAACGCGTGGGTCGCGAACGAAACGCTGGAGGACTACGCGCTGCGCTACACGCCGCGCAGCTTTCGCAAGTGGTCGGAGTTCCGCGTGGCCAACGCGGCGTTCGGTGCCACCTCGTTCCTGGCGCTGGAAGCCATTGGCGGCGCCATTGCGCTGAACTACGGCTTCTCGAACGCGCTGTGGGCCATCCTGGTGGTGGGGCTCATCACCTTCCTCACCGGCCTGCCGATTTCCTACTACGCGGCCAAGCACGGCGTAGACATGGACCTGCTCACGCGCGGCGCGGGCTTCGGCTACCTGGGCTCCACCCTCACCTCGCTCATCTACGCGAGCTTCACCTTCATCTTCTTCGCGCTCGAAGCGGCCATCCTCGCGCTGGCGCTGCAGCTGTACATCGATTGGCCGCTGCCGCTGCTCTACCTGCTCTCGTCGATCGTGATCGTGCCGCTGGTGATGCGCGGCATCACCCTCATTTCGGGCCTGCAGTTGTGGACGCAGCCGATCTGGATCGTGCTGTTCATCTGCCCCTTTGTTGCGGTGCTGGTGAAAAAGCCCGAGCTGTATGCCGACTTCACCGGCCTGGTGGGCCGCACCTCCGACAGCAGCGGCTTCGACCCGCTGATGTTCGGCGCCGCCGCCACCGTGGCGTTCTCGCTGGTGGTGCAGATCGGCGAGCAGGTCGACTACCTGCGCTTCTTGCCCGAGAAAACCGCCGCCAACCGGGGCCGCTGGTGGGCCGCGGTGCTGGTTTCGGGGCCGGGCTGGATCGTGCCGGGCATGCTCAAGATGATGGGCGGCGCCTTCCTGGCCTTTCTGGCGCTGCAGCACGAGATTCCGGGCAAGCACGCGATCGAGCCCACGTTGATGTACCTCACGGGCTTTTCCTACGTGCTGCGCGACCCGGCCTGGGTGCTGGCGATCACCACGCTCTTCGTGGTGGTGTCGCAGATGAAGATCAACCTCACCAATGCCTATGCGGGCTCGCTGGCGTGGTCCAACTTCTTTGCGCGGCTCACGCACAGCCACCCGGGCCGCGTGGTGTGGCTGGTTTTCAACGTGGTCATCGCCATCTTGCTGATGACGCTGGGGGTGTTCGCGGCGCTCGAGCACGTGCTGGGCTTCTACAGCAACATCGCCATCGCCTGGGTCGGCGCGCTGGTGGCCGACCTTGTCATCAACAAGCCGCTGGGCTGGAGCCCGCGCACCATCGAGTTCAAGCGCGCGCACCTGTACGACATCAACCCCGTCGGGCTGTGCGCAATGCTGGTGGCGGCTGCGCTTGCCATGCTGGCCTACTCCGGCGTGCTGGGGCAGTGGGCGCGGGCGTTCTCGCCGTTCATCGCGCTCGTCACGGCGTTGGCCGTTTCACCGCTGCTCGCGTGGCGCACGCGCGGGCGCTATTACCTGGCGCGCACCGACATCCAGCGCTGGACGCCGGGGCAGATGGTGAAGTGCTCGGTGTGCGACAACAGCTTCGAATCGGAAGACATGGCGCACTGCCCGGCCTACAGTGCGCCGATCTGCTCGCTGTGCTGCACGCTCGAATCGCGCTGCCACGATCGCTGCAAGACCGACTCGCGCGCTGCCGAGCAGATGAGCGGCTGGCTCAAGGCGCTGCTGCCGCCGGCTCTTTCGGCCCGGCTCAATTTTCGGGTGGCGCACTACCTGATGGTGGCAACCTCGCTGGTGGCGCTGCTGGCCACGGTGATGGGCGTGGTGTATGCGCAAGAAACCATTACGGGCTCCGATGCCATGGACCCTGCCTTGCGCAGCGCCTTTCTCAAGGTGTTCGCGCTGCTCTCGCTGGTGGCTGCGGTGGCCGCGTGGTGGATTGTGCTGGGCAGCGAGAGCCGGCAAATGGCGCAGGAAGAATCGAACCGCCACAACCACCTGCTCACCGTCGAGATCGAGGCGCACCGGCGCACCGATGCCGCCCTTCAAACCGCCAAGGAAGCCGCCGAGGCCGCCAACCAGGCCAAGACCCGCTACGTGGCCGGCATGACGCACGAGCTGCGAACGCCGCTGAACAGCATCCTCGGCTACTCGCAAATCCTGCTCAAGGGCGAGGCCGTGGCGCCGCCGCGCGAAGCAGTGCAGACCATTCAGCGCAGCGGCGAGCACATGCTCGGCCTGATCGACGGGCTGCTCGACCTGGCACGCATCGAGGCCGGCCGCCTGCAGCTCGAGCCCGCGCCGCTTGCGCTGCCCGCCTTCCTGGACGAGGTGGTGCACATGGTGCGGCCTCAGGCCGAGAACAAGGGCCTTGCCTTCGTGTACACCCACAGCGGCCGGCTGCCGCCCTGGGTGCATGCCGATGCCAAGCGGCTGCGGCAGATTCTCATCAACCTGCTGGCCAACGCGGTGCGCTTTACCGACAGCGGCACCGTCACGCTGCATGTGGATGCACGGCGCGAAGTGCTGCGCTTCGACGTGGTCGACACCGGCATCGGCGTGGCGCCGCAGGACCACCAGCGCATTTTCCTGCCGTTCGAACGCGGGGCCGCGGGACGCCGGCGCGGCGAGCCGGGCACGGGCCTTGGCCTCACCATCACCGGCCTTCTCACCTCGCTGATGGGTGGCGAGCTCGCCCTGGCTGCCACCTCGCCCGCGGGCAGCACCTTCAGCGTACGGGTGTACCTGCGCGAGGTGGCCGACCCCGGCCCGCAGGCGAAGGCCGGCGCATTGCGGCGGCTGGTGTCGGGCTACATCGGCGAGCGCCGCACGCTGCTGGTGGTCGACGACCAGCCGGTGCAGCGCCAGATGCTGGCCGGCATGCTGGTGCCGCTCGGCTTCGAGGTGCGCGAGGCCGCGAGCGGCACCGAATGCCTCGACAGCCTGCGCGAAAACCTGCCCAGCGCGATTCTCCTGGACCTCACCATGGACGACATGGACGGCTGGCAGACCGCGACACTGGTGCGCGCCTCGGGCTTCGACCGCATTCCGATCATCATCGTCTCGGCCAACATGTTCGAGAACCAGAGCGAGCTGCTGCGCGCTGCAGGCTGCCAGGCGTTCGTGGGCAAGCCGGTCATCGAATCGGAGCTGATTGCCACGCTGGAGCGCCACCTCGGACTCGAATGGCTGGCGCTCAACGATGCCATCCCACCCACCGTCGACGTCTCGGTGCGGCCCGATCAGCTGGCGCTTTCCGAAGACGACCGCGCCGAGCTGATGCGGCTGGTGCAGATGGGCCACGTGCGCGGCCTGCACCAGGTGCTCGACCGGCTTGCCGCGGCATCTCCGCCGGCCGCCGTGACCTGCACGTGGCTGCGCGGCATGGTCACGCGTTTCGATCTCGACAATCTCCGCAAGGCACTCGCAGAAGATGCAGACACTCTCGCCCCCTGA
- a CDS encoding response regulator transcription factor, whose translation MQTLSPPETERPVVLVVDDAPSSLGMLCDTLESSGYTVLVAADGEAALQRLELVVPDAILLDGLMPGLSGFETCRRIKANAALAHIPVLFMTGLSETAHVVEGFECGGVDYVVKPIRAQEVLARLHTHTRNARITRMARDAVDVAGMGVVFVDAHGRIAWRSPQAALWLHAMDAAPSAGLLPASLEPVLARGAAMALTTAAGTRLSVRNLGAAALGETMLLFAVQRESAAGISSARLAEAALTPRETEVLSWLAKGKTNRDIGEILGTSPRTVNKHLEHIFEKLGVETRAAAAALASGQLA comes from the coding sequence ATGCAGACACTCTCGCCCCCTGAGACCGAACGCCCCGTGGTGCTGGTGGTGGACGACGCACCCAGCAGCCTCGGCATGCTGTGCGACACGCTCGAATCGAGCGGCTACACCGTGCTGGTTGCCGCCGACGGCGAGGCCGCGCTGCAGCGCCTTGAACTGGTGGTGCCCGACGCGATCCTCCTCGACGGGCTGATGCCCGGCCTCTCGGGCTTCGAGACCTGCCGGCGCATCAAGGCCAATGCGGCGCTCGCGCACATTCCCGTGCTGTTCATGACGGGGCTTTCGGAAACGGCACACGTGGTCGAAGGCTTCGAGTGCGGCGGCGTCGACTACGTGGTGAAACCCATTCGCGCACAGGAAGTGCTCGCGCGGCTGCACACGCACACGCGCAACGCACGCATCACGCGCATGGCACGCGACGCTGTGGACGTGGCCGGCATGGGCGTGGTTTTTGTGGATGCGCATGGGCGCATCGCATGGCGTTCTCCGCAAGCCGCGCTGTGGCTGCACGCCATGGATGCGGCGCCCTCGGCCGGCCTGCTGCCCGCGTCATTGGAGCCTGTGCTCGCGCGAGGCGCCGCCATGGCCCTGACGACAGCTGCAGGCACGCGGCTCTCGGTGCGCAACCTCGGCGCTGCTGCGCTCGGCGAAACCATGCTGCTTTTTGCGGTGCAGCGCGAAAGTGCGGCCGGCATTTCTTCGGCACGGCTCGCCGAAGCGGCGCTGACGCCGCGAGAGACGGAGGTGCTGTCTTGGCTTGCCAAAGGCAAGACCAACCGCGACATCGGCGAAATCCTCGGCACCAGCCCACGCACGGTCAACAAGCACCTGGAGCACATCTTCGAGAAGCTCGGCGTGGAGACGCGCGCAGCCGCGGCAGCGTTGGCGAGCGGGCAGCTCGCTTGA
- a CDS encoding substrate-binding domain-containing protein translates to MKTQPFPLHRLTRRAALLATAAALAGCGSFGKQAPAGGDIHVMTSGGFTAAYNDLRPGFERSSGYTVKTAYGASMGNAEDSIPSRLSRNEPADVVILARPALDALVAQGKVVPGSQVDLVRSAIGFAVRKGAPKPDISTVDALKRTLVAAPSIAYSASASGTYYETELLKTLGIEDQVKPKSKRILSERVGTVVARGDAALGLQQVSELLPIEGIDYIGPLPAEVQRNTVFSAGVAAGSKQPEGARQLIRYLNSPAAAPAIAKTGLEPLTAR, encoded by the coding sequence ATGAAGACACAGCCTTTCCCGTTGCATCGCCTTACGCGCCGAGCGGCGCTGCTGGCTACCGCGGCCGCACTTGCCGGATGCGGAAGCTTCGGCAAGCAGGCACCCGCCGGCGGCGACATCCACGTGATGACCTCCGGCGGCTTCACTGCCGCATACAACGATTTGCGCCCCGGCTTCGAGCGCAGCAGCGGCTACACGGTCAAGACCGCCTATGGCGCCTCGATGGGCAACGCCGAAGATTCGATTCCTAGCCGCCTGTCGCGCAACGAACCGGCCGACGTGGTGATCCTTGCACGGCCGGCGCTCGACGCGCTGGTGGCGCAAGGCAAGGTGGTGCCGGGGAGCCAGGTCGACCTGGTGCGGTCGGCCATCGGCTTTGCGGTGCGCAAGGGCGCGCCCAAGCCCGACATCTCTACCGTCGACGCGCTCAAGCGCACGCTGGTGGCAGCGCCTTCCATCGCCTATTCGGCCAGCGCAAGCGGCACCTACTACGAGACCGAGTTGCTCAAGACCCTCGGCATCGAAGACCAGGTGAAGCCCAAGAGCAAGCGCATCTTGAGCGAGCGCGTGGGCACGGTGGTGGCGCGCGGCGACGCGGCGCTGGGGTTGCAGCAGGTAAGCGAGCTGCTGCCGATCGAAGGGATCGACTACATCGGCCCCCTGCCCGCCGAAGTGCAGCGCAACACGGTGTTCTCCGCCGGCGTGGCGGCCGGATCGAAGCAGCCGGAAGGCGCGCGGCAGTTGATCCGCTATCTCAACTCGCCGGCTGCGGCGCCTGCCATCGCGAAGACCGGGCTGGAGCCGCTCACGGCTCGCTGA
- a CDS encoding response regulator — MNSRSVASRPNEDVMADMAGAVYSTGAAAAGSAGVIDVLILEDSRFDAELLGEALSAALPHAQTRAVRDERDFVAALAERSPSLILSDYELPGFSGAEALEIARRMAPETPFIFVSGVIGEDNAVELLKRGATDYVSKGRLARLPVVLDRALKEAADRRAKRVAESQLQAANEAYREAESRRLALMELGDRIRDIDAPAEIAYVASAMLGERLGVDRAGYGLVDKAAETISIDRDWTAPGVASLAGLLRFRDYGSYIEDLLRGATVAFADARLDPRTRDNADALVALTARAVVNMPLTERGGLVGLLYLNHGQVREWTQDELDFVRETGDRVRSAIARREAQIELQAFAESLERQVEERAAELESAREQLRQSQKLEAVGQLTGGLAHDFNNLLAAISGSLELMRRRAIDGQPAELERYIGVAQGAVKRAAALTHRLLAFSRRQTLEPKPLNANRLVSDMEELLRRTLGPEIELERVAAVGLWNVHADPSQLENALLNLCINARDAMPEGGKLVIETGNRWVDARTAKERDMPMGQYVSLTVSDNGVGMTSEVVARAFDPFFTTKPIGMGTGLGLSMIYGFAKQSGGQVRIYSEPGTGTSVSIYLPRHDAQEEAASEPVEAPLAPRAHQGDTVLVVDDEPALRMIIVEVMRGLGYATLEAGDGAGALRILQSPRQRIDLLVSDVGLPGGMNGRQVADAARTARPGLKVLFITGYAENAVLSHGHLDPGMHVMTKPFEMDVLARRVKELIESR; from the coding sequence ATGAATAGCCGCAGCGTCGCGAGCAGGCCTAACGAGGACGTCATGGCCGACATGGCGGGTGCCGTGTATTCCACGGGCGCCGCCGCTGCCGGGTCGGCGGGTGTCATCGACGTGCTGATTCTCGAGGATTCGCGCTTCGACGCGGAGCTTTTGGGCGAGGCCCTCTCGGCGGCGCTGCCCCACGCCCAAACGCGGGCGGTGCGCGATGAACGCGACTTTGTTGCGGCACTTGCCGAGCGCAGTCCTTCGCTCATCCTGTCCGACTACGAGCTGCCGGGCTTCTCGGGTGCCGAGGCGCTGGAGATTGCTCGGCGCATGGCGCCCGAGACGCCTTTCATCTTCGTCTCGGGCGTGATCGGCGAGGACAATGCCGTCGAGCTTCTCAAGCGCGGCGCGACCGACTATGTGAGCAAGGGGCGGCTTGCGCGACTGCCGGTGGTGCTGGACCGCGCGCTCAAGGAGGCCGCCGACCGCCGCGCCAAGCGCGTGGCCGAGTCCCAGCTGCAGGCAGCGAACGAAGCCTACCGCGAGGCCGAGTCCCGCCGGCTTGCGCTGATGGAGCTGGGCGACCGCATCCGCGACATCGATGCCCCCGCCGAGATCGCCTACGTTGCGTCGGCGATGCTGGGCGAGCGCCTGGGCGTGGACCGTGCGGGCTACGGCCTGGTGGACAAGGCGGCCGAGACAATATCGATCGACCGCGACTGGACTGCGCCCGGTGTCGCCAGCCTCGCGGGCCTGCTGCGTTTTCGCGACTACGGTTCCTACATCGAAGACCTGCTGCGCGGCGCGACCGTGGCCTTTGCCGATGCACGGCTCGACCCGCGCACCCGCGACAACGCCGACGCGCTTGTGGCCCTTACCGCCCGCGCAGTGGTCAACATGCCACTCACCGAGCGCGGCGGGCTGGTCGGGCTGCTCTACCTCAACCATGGGCAGGTGCGCGAATGGACGCAGGACGAGCTCGACTTTGTGCGCGAGACGGGCGACCGGGTGCGCTCGGCCATTGCGCGGCGCGAGGCACAGATCGAACTGCAGGCCTTTGCCGAATCGCTGGAGCGGCAGGTCGAAGAGCGGGCGGCCGAGCTGGAGTCCGCGCGCGAGCAGTTGCGCCAAAGCCAGAAACTCGAGGCCGTGGGCCAGCTCACGGGCGGGCTTGCACACGACTTCAACAACCTGCTCGCGGCCATCAGCGGCAGCCTCGAGTTGATGCGCCGGCGTGCCATTGACGGGCAGCCGGCCGAGTTGGAGCGCTACATCGGCGTGGCCCAGGGCGCGGTCAAGCGCGCGGCCGCGCTCACGCACCGGTTGCTCGCCTTCTCGCGGCGCCAGACGCTGGAGCCCAAGCCGCTCAACGCCAATCGGCTGGTGTCGGACATGGAAGAGCTGCTGCGACGCACGCTCGGCCCCGAAATCGAACTGGAGCGCGTGGCCGCAGTGGGGCTGTGGAATGTGCATGCCGATCCGAGCCAGCTGGAGAATGCGCTGCTCAACCTGTGCATCAACGCGCGCGACGCCATGCCCGAAGGCGGCAAGCTGGTGATTGAAACCGGCAACCGCTGGGTCGATGCGCGTACCGCCAAGGAGCGCGATATGCCCATGGGGCAATACGTGTCGCTGACCGTGAGCGACAACGGCGTGGGCATGACGTCCGAGGTGGTGGCGCGCGCCTTCGACCCGTTCTTCACGACCAAGCCCATCGGCATGGGCACGGGCCTGGGGCTTTCGATGATCTACGGCTTTGCCAAGCAGTCGGGCGGGCAAGTGCGCATTTATTCGGAGCCGGGCACGGGCACCTCGGTGAGCATCTACCTGCCGCGCCACGACGCGCAGGAAGAGGCGGCGAGCGAACCGGTGGAGGCGCCGCTTGCGCCGCGCGCCCACCAGGGAGACACGGTGCTGGTGGTCGACGACGAGCCCGCACTGCGAATGATCATTGTCGAGGTGATGCGCGGGCTGGGCTACGCCACGCTGGAGGCCGGCGACGGCGCGGGTGCGCTGCGCATATTGCAGTCGCCGCGCCAGCGCATCGACCTGCTGGTGAGCGACGTGGGCTTGCCCGGCGGCATGAACGGCCGGCAGGTGGCCGACGCGGCGCGCACCGCGCGGCCGGGGCTCAAGGTGCTGTTCATCACCGGCTATGCCGAGAATGCGGTCTTGAGCCACGGCCACCTGGACCCCGGCATGCACGTGATGACCAAGCCCTTCGAGATGGACGTGCTCGCGCGGCGCGTGAAGGAGCTGATCGAATCGCGCTAG
- a CDS encoding response regulator, translating into MLKPILLVEDDKRDLELTLIALERSQLANDVIVLRDGAMALDYLRREGEYAERAEGNPAVILLDLKLPKVTGLEVLQAVRADAGLRSIPVVMLTSSQEESDVLRSYEFGVNAYVVKPVAFDQFVSAIAELGIFWAVLNEPPPGSLKATRRNE; encoded by the coding sequence ATGCTTAAGCCGATCCTGCTCGTCGAGGACGACAAGCGAGACCTGGAGCTCACCCTTATTGCGCTGGAGCGCAGCCAGCTTGCCAACGATGTCATCGTGCTGCGCGACGGCGCCATGGCGCTCGACTACCTGCGGCGGGAGGGCGAATACGCCGAGCGCGCCGAAGGCAATCCGGCCGTGATCCTGCTGGACCTGAAATTGCCCAAGGTCACCGGCCTCGAAGTGCTTCAGGCTGTGCGCGCCGATGCGGGGCTGCGCAGCATTCCGGTGGTCATGCTCACGTCGTCGCAAGAAGAATCGGACGTGCTGCGCAGCTACGAGTTCGGCGTGAACGCCTATGTGGTGAAGCCCGTGGCGTTCGACCAGTTCGTCTCGGCCATTGCCGAGTTGGGTATTTTCTGGGCGGTGCTCAATGAGCCGCCGCCAGGTTCGCTGAAGGCGACGCGCCGAAATGAATAG
- a CDS encoding ATP-binding protein: MQPPEVDLSSCDLEPIRVPGSIQPHGRMLVLEPGSLELVAWSDNWPIGQLQAAQQALRGTALPALQPGARPVSLGALRVAEETFDVAAHRSDRHLFAEFEAALPTAGNEAPIYSLGRVFLPKLQEAGTLEQLTQLAAAEMKRLTGFGRCLIYRFDAAGHGEVLAEEADPGYDSYTGHRFPASDIPQQARALYLVNQFRLIADAGYTPVPLRAADPALTAADLDLSQSQLRSVSPIHLEYMRNMGTLASMSVSIVIDGKLWGLISCHDHRPRFLDTGTRLACEHLGQLLSLQIHSKESNVAVAERLELRQLTLQIVSHLSDSDATLQRLVAEPSLMLRLARATGAAVVRDDEVWSVGDVPVRAQVLELASWIAGIGTDVYESSELPAHFAPAAEFRDVAAGVLAISISQVHRHLILWFRPEIVQTIQWAGNPQKPKAAASGRIHPRLSFSSWAEEVRGRSAAWTSAEVGAAVELRQALIGVVLRRAEELAAVATELGRVNKELEAFSYTVSHDLRAPMRHIAGYVDLVAQTEGRQLSERAHRYLGHVKDAAAFAGQMVDALLDFSRMGRAALKQRLVDTKPLVDGLVRELARLEPSRRIEWQVDAALPALYADPLLLQVAVRNLLANAVKYSRTRNPQRITVRAIRGELGNGLEVQDNGVGFQMKYVDKLFGVFQRLHRAEEFEGTGIGLANVKRIVERHGGTVWAKGVMDEGATFGFVLPHREPGNDHAVGTPRDNGEQHA, from the coding sequence TTGCAGCCGCCTGAGGTCGACCTGTCGTCTTGCGATCTCGAGCCGATCCGCGTGCCCGGCTCGATCCAGCCGCACGGCCGCATGCTGGTGCTGGAGCCCGGCTCGCTGGAGCTCGTCGCCTGGAGCGACAACTGGCCCATCGGGCAGCTACAGGCCGCGCAGCAGGCCCTTCGCGGCACGGCGCTCCCGGCACTCCAGCCGGGTGCCAGGCCCGTCTCGCTGGGGGCGCTGCGCGTGGCCGAAGAAACCTTCGACGTGGCCGCACACCGCAGCGACCGCCACCTGTTCGCCGAGTTCGAAGCAGCGCTGCCCACCGCCGGCAACGAGGCGCCGATCTATTCGCTCGGCCGCGTCTTCCTGCCAAAGCTGCAAGAGGCCGGCACGCTCGAGCAGCTCACGCAACTGGCCGCCGCCGAGATGAAGCGCCTGACCGGCTTCGGCCGCTGCCTGATCTACCGCTTCGATGCGGCGGGACACGGCGAAGTACTGGCCGAAGAAGCAGACCCAGGCTACGACAGCTACACCGGCCACCGCTTCCCGGCTTCGGACATTCCGCAGCAGGCGCGCGCGCTCTACCTGGTCAACCAGTTCCGGCTCATCGCCGACGCCGGCTACACGCCGGTGCCTTTGCGCGCCGCCGACCCAGCGCTCACCGCGGCCGACCTCGACCTTTCGCAGTCGCAACTGCGCAGCGTTTCGCCGATACACCTCGAGTACATGCGCAACATGGGCACGCTCGCGTCCATGTCGGTTTCGATCGTGATCGACGGCAAGCTGTGGGGCCTTATTTCTTGCCACGACCACCGGCCGCGCTTTCTGGACACCGGCACCCGGCTCGCCTGCGAGCACCTGGGCCAACTGCTTTCGCTGCAGATCCATTCGAAAGAAAGCAATGTTGCCGTGGCCGAGCGGCTGGAGTTGCGCCAGCTCACGCTGCAGATCGTCTCGCACCTGTCGGACAGCGATGCCACGCTGCAGCGGCTGGTGGCGGAGCCGTCGCTGATGCTGCGCCTTGCGCGCGCTACCGGCGCGGCCGTGGTGCGCGACGACGAGGTCTGGAGCGTGGGCGACGTGCCGGTGCGCGCGCAGGTGCTGGAGCTTGCCAGCTGGATCGCCGGCATCGGCACCGACGTCTACGAAAGCAGCGAACTGCCCGCGCACTTTGCACCCGCGGCCGAGTTTCGGGACGTGGCGGCAGGCGTGCTCGCAATCTCCATCTCGCAGGTACACAGGCACCTCATCCTGTGGTTTCGGCCCGAGATCGTGCAGACGATCCAGTGGGCCGGCAATCCGCAAAAGCCCAAGGCAGCCGCAAGCGGCCGCATTCATCCGCGGTTGAGCTTCTCGAGCTGGGCCGAAGAGGTGCGCGGCCGCTCGGCGGCGTGGACCTCGGCCGAGGTGGGCGCCGCAGTCGAATTGCGCCAGGCGCTCATCGGCGTGGTGCTGCGCCGCGCCGAAGAACTGGCGGCCGTGGCCACCGAGCTTGGCCGCGTCAACAAGGAGTTGGAAGCCTTCTCGTACACCGTCTCGCACGACTTGCGCGCGCCCATGCGGCACATCGCGGGCTATGTCGACCTGGTCGCCCAGACCGAGGGCCGCCAGCTCAGCGAACGCGCCCACCGGTACCTCGGACACGTCAAGGACGCGGCCGCGTTCGCGGGGCAGATGGTCGATGCGCTGCTCGATTTTTCTCGCATGGGCCGTGCCGCGCTGAAGCAGCGCCTGGTCGACACCAAGCCGCTCGTCGACGGGCTGGTGCGCGAGCTTGCGCGGCTGGAGCCCTCGCGCCGCATCGAATGGCAGGTCGACGCCGCACTGCCCGCGCTCTACGCCGATCCGCTGCTGCTGCAGGTTGCCGTTCGCAACCTGTTGGCCAATGCGGTCAAGTATTCGCGCACGCGCAATCCGCAGCGCATCACGGTGCGCGCGATTCGCGGCGAGCTTGGCAACGGACTGGAGGTTCAGGACAACGGCGTGGGCTTCCAGATGAAATACGTCGACAAGCTGTTCGGCGTGTTTCAGCGGCTGCATCGGGCAGAGGAATTCGAGGGCACGGGCATCGGCCTGGCCAACGTGAAGCGGATCGTCGAGCGCCACGGCGGAACGGTCTGGGCAAAGGGGGTGATGGACGAAGGCGCGACCTTCGGCTTTGTCCTGCCTCACCGGGAACCGGGCAATGACCATGCGGTGGGCACGCCGCGAGACAACGGAGAACAACATGCTTAA
- a CDS encoding biliverdin-producing heme oxygenase: MTSNPPDIAHVLRPLRAATHTLHETLDSRLPIARDDASLAEYADHLRALRPWLQAVRDALVASGVPGLERSARRTDRRLAALALDLDDLGAPTACSERDNTSDGLGPRLAEEAAREPAFAWGLAYVLEGSQLGGMAMHKRLAPRLAPHPMRYFQPVDAACGLAAQWKDFVAQLGAALADPAAVDAARRGAVAGFRSLMPRFGLQGL, translated from the coding sequence ATGACGAGCAACCCGCCCGACATTGCCCACGTTCTACGTCCCTTGCGCGCCGCCACGCATACGCTGCACGAAACGCTGGACAGCCGGCTGCCCATTGCCCGCGATGACGCATCGCTGGCCGAGTATGCGGACCACCTGCGCGCGCTGCGTCCGTGGCTGCAGGCCGTGCGAGACGCGCTCGTCGCCTCCGGCGTGCCGGGCCTCGAACGCAGCGCCCGCCGCACCGACCGCCGGCTGGCAGCACTCGCCCTCGATCTTGACGATCTCGGCGCACCGACAGCCTGCAGTGAGCGAGACAACACTTCCGATGGCCTGGGTCCACGGCTGGCCGAAGAAGCCGCACGCGAACCTGCCTTTGCCTGGGGTCTCGCCTATGTTCTGGAGGGCTCGCAGCTTGGAGGCATGGCCATGCACAAGCGGCTCGCTCCGCGCCTGGCGCCGCATCCGATGCGCTACTTCCAGCCAGTCGATGCGGCCTGCGGGCTTGCGGCGCAATGGAAAGATTTCGTTGCGCAGCTCGGGGCTGCGCTGGCCGATCCGGCCGCCGTCGACGCAGCCCGCCGCGGCGCTGTTGCGGGCTTTCGCAGCCTCATGCCCCGCTTCGGACTGCAGGGCTTGTAG